In Archocentrus centrarchus isolate MPI-CPG fArcCen1 chromosome 24, fArcCen1, whole genome shotgun sequence, one DNA window encodes the following:
- the slc35b2 gene encoding adenosine 3'-phospho 5'-phosphosulfate transporter 1, protein MPSFSRRVWPALVLLLFPSAVAAEEPSLLDGWHDVWLFRFLVNMLGYSTIIIPGYLLISYFKRTNYVETGSGICYPLIKTCVFGNEGKTSLLDDVSTGSRNEPDSGASLKQALKLIFCAAGLQASYLTWGVLQERVMTRSYGATTPEEEGEKFKDSQFLVFMNRILALTVSGLWCILFKQPRHGAPMYKYSFASLSNILSSWCQYEALKYISFPTQVLAKASKVIPVMLMGKIVSRKSYEYWEYFTAVLISVGVSMFLLSSTTSKHPSTVTTFSGVIILIGYIVFDSFTSNWQDNLFKYKMSSVQMMFGVNLFSCLFTVGSLLEQGAFFESLGFMTRHSEFAFHAVLLSVCSACGQLFIFYTINQFGAAIFTIIMTLRQAFAILLSCFLYGHTVTLIGGFGVAIVFLALFLRVYARSRMKSGRRAVQPLAQKV, encoded by the exons ATGCCTTCTTTCTCGCGGAG GGTTTGGCCTGCACTCGTGTTGCTCCTGTTCCCTTCCGCTGTGGCTGCAGAAGAGCCTTCGCTGCTGGATGGCTGGCACGATGTCTGGCTCTTCCGCTTTCTCGTCAACATGCTGGGATACTCCACCATCATCATCCCTGGCTACCTCCTCATTAGCTATTTCAAGCGCACCAATTATGTAGAAACAG GTAGTGGGATTTGCTATCCTCTCATAAAGACCTGTGTGTTTGGAAACGAGGGCAAGACCAGTCTGTTGGATGATGTGTCTACAGGAAGCAGGAATGAGCCTGATTCGGGTGCATCACTCAAACAGGCACTCAAGTTGATCTTTTGTGCTGCCGGACTTCAG gcTTCATATCTGACATGGGGAGTCCTCCAGGAGAGGGTGATGACTCGTTCATACGGAGCCACGACTCCAGAGGAGGAGGGTGAGAAATTCAAGGATTCGCAGTTCTTGGTCTTCATGAACCGTATCCTTGCTCTGACTGTGTCGGGCCTCTGGTGCATCTTGTTCAAGCAACCTCGCCATGGAGCACCCATGTACAAGTACTCTTTTGCCTCGCTCTCCAACATTCTGAGCAGCTGGTGCCAGTATGAAGCCCTCAAGTACATCAGTTTCCCCACTCAAGTCTTGGCCAAGGCCTCCAAAGTCATTCCTGTCATGCTCATGGGCAAGATTGTCTCGCGTAAAAGCTACGAATACTGGGAGTACTTCACTGCTGTTCTGATCTCAGTCGGCGTCAGCATGTTTCTGCTCTCCAGCACGACCAGCAAGCATCCATCCACCGTCACCACTTTCAGCGGGGTCATCATCCTCATCGGCTACATCGTCTTCGACAGCTTTACCTCCAACTGGCAGGACAACCTGTTCAAGTACAAGATGTCATCTGTGCAGATGATGTTTGGAGTCAACCTGTTCTCCTGTCTCTTCACCGTCGGTTCGCTGCTGGAGCAGGGTGCCTTCTTTGAGTCGCTGGGCTTCATGACCCGTCACTCTGAGTTTGCCTTTCATGCGGTGTTGCTGTCCGTGTGCTCGGCATGTGGCCAGCTATTCATTTTCTACACTATCAACCAGTTTGGTGCTGCCATCTTCACCATCATTATGACCCTGCGACAGGCTTTTGCCATTCTCCTCTCGTGTTTCCTTTATGGTCACACTGTTACCTTAATAGGTGGCTTTGGTGTCGCTATAGTCTTCCTGGCACTTTTCCTACGCGTGTATGCACGTAGCCGCATGAAGTCAGGTCGGCGGGCAGTACAGCCGCTCGCACAGAAGGTGTAG
- the nfkbie gene encoding NF-kappa-B inhibitor epsilon, with protein MASRDCTKDDLLDDNRTDSGIDSSLGTLKSEEPRETSTDLSGPRDKFSTGEEWLDSAYGSSSLTVESLSDIVEVCTISSSSAPVQSSELSEQEEQEENLLTTITEDGDTILHLAVIHEVIWLAKDLIHIFPREVLDIQNNLYQSPLHLATYLNLTEVVQSLVDKGASIELQDQDGNTALHVACQHGQIGCASEMTRDVSPSKLAPVLETQNWRGLGCFHLAALNRQHEIMKLLIKKGADLNIQEGTSGKTPLHLAVELRDITSVKLLLSKGANVDAAMFNGCTPLHLAVGRQDATIANLLCQNGADTMLRNMEDETALDLADGNDDILALFPFDDIQISGRSLVGVKF; from the exons ATGGCGAGCCGTGACTGTACTAAAGATGACTTGCTGGACGATAACCGCACAGACTCGGGTATTGACTCGTCCCTCGGCACGCTGAAGTCGGAGGAACCCCGGGAGACGAGCACCGACCTAAGCGGACCGAGGGACAAGTTTTCTACCGGGGAGGAGTGGCTGGACTCAGCATACGGTTCCTCATCCCTCACGGTGGAGAGTCTGTCGGACATAGTGGAAGTCTGTACGATTTCCAGCAGCAGTGCGCCAGTACAGAGCTCTGAACTCTctgagcaggaggagcaggaggagaacTTGCTCACAACTATTACAGAGGATGGAGACAC AATCCTTCATTTAGCAGTCATCCATGAGGTCATATGGCTTGCTAAGGATTTGATACACATATTCCCAAGAGAGGTCCTGGACATCCAAAATAATTTATACCAG AGCCCTTTGCACCTCGCTACCTACCTAAACCTAACAGAGGTGGTACAGAGCCTAGTGGATAAAGGGGCCAGCATAGAGCTGCAGGACCAGGATGGGAACACTGCGCTCCACGTGGCCTGCCAGCACGGGCAGATAGGGTGCGCCAGCGAAATGACTAGAGACGTTTCCCCCAGCAAGTTGGCACCGGTCCTGGAGACCCAGAACTGGAGAG GTCTTGGCTGTTTCCACTTGGCTGCCCTGAACAGGCAACATGAAATTATGAAGCTCCTGATCAAAAAAGGAGCAGACCTGAATATCCAG GAAGGAACAAGCGGCAAAACGCCTCTTCACCTTGCAGTCGAGCTGCGTGACATCACATCTGTGAAGCTGCTGCTCAGCAAGGGAGCCAATGTGGATGCTGCCATGTTTAATGGCTGCACACCCCTGCATCTCGCGGTGGGGAGACAGGATGCCACCATCGCCAACCTCCTCTGCCAGAATGGCGCCGACACAATGCTGCGAAACATGGAGGATGAGACGGCGCTGGATCTGGCTGATGGCAATGACGAT ATTCTGGCTCTATTTCCTTTCGATGACATCCAGATCTCTGGAAGGTCCTTGGTTGGTGTGAAGTTTTGA